Sequence from the Trichomycterus rosablanca isolate fTriRos1 chromosome 10, fTriRos1.hap1, whole genome shotgun sequence genome:
aagcaggctaaaaaagtatgtagaggaatagatggactacagtcagtaattgtagaactacaaagtgcttctatatgcaatttagagcagccaatgcaccttttgcatgtttaaGGGCGTGAAGGaaaccaaagtgtttaaaagaAGCCTACTTGCTATGTGTTGCTATGTGGAGCCCACACTACCCTTCTGTGCTGCCCTGCAATTTAAACATTAACAGTACAACTATTTGTGTTTTCTCAGTTTCTAAAGAATATGTTTATCTATTATTATGatctaaatgcagaaatgtattaattcatgtattttatgtctgttttaccaccactttacccAGGTcatggtcgcagtgggtccgattTATTAGGCGAAAAGCAGGAAATACACCAGACAGGTCGCCtgtccatcacagagcttcgTGGTTAATGCAACACTTCATTAACTAGTTTGCCATTACAGTGCTGCCATCATGTGGTAATCATATGTTACTGCAATGTCTCTTTTACTACTGTTTGCTTGGTCAGAATCAccttatttcgccaggtatgaaCACATAggggaatttgctttggtgatacagataatagtacacataatagtacagataattacacatgtatgacatgtaacatataccatatttacatttacatttagcagacacttttatccaaagcgacttacatgatgagcggaacacgatgagcagttgagggttaagggccttgctcagggacccaacagtggcaacttggtggtggcggggcttgaaccatcaaccttctgtttactagtccagtaccttaaccactgagctatcactgccctgtgttttttttttatatataacagataaattatgtatatttaacagacccgacagcacacggactgttaacaagtatttaccaacatttacccaagagaacaactgtggttgagaagtgttacagctctggggataaagctgttagcatgtctggatgtgtttgtttttactgtccTGAGTCTCCTGCCAGATGGgagagtttgaaaaaggtgatgtgGTGATGtggatgagaggggtctgctgtaattttgccggcgcgcttcagcactctgctgttgtagatgtcctgaagcgttggcagactacatcgAATGgtcctctccgctgtcctgattatacgctggagtttggctcgttcatgtGATGTGGAGGAGCCAAACCAGATGGTGATAGACGATGTAAGGATGGACTCGATGATTGCTGTGTAGAATTGaatcagcagactctgtggcaggttgaatttcCTCAGCTGTTtcaggaagaacattctctgctgagccctcttggctATGGAGAGTAAgttcttttcccactttaggtccctggagggggggggggggggggggggggggtctctacagtcttttgtgtgttgatcagcaggtggttgttgctgcaccaggagaccaactgctcgacttcctttctgtaggcagactcgtcaccatcggttatgaggcccaccacagtggtgtcatcagcaacTCCCCGTTAGGGGTGGAGTCCCAAATCCTCATCAATACAATGTGGTACCTTACCTACAACATGAAGGATGGGGTGGATGAAGTTCTATGTCCTTGCCCTGAGGCTCTGTCAGTGAGAACTGTTGTATGCTTGTGCTTGTGAAAAACTCTCTATTTCCtcagctgctcccgttaggggtcgcatTATTGATTTCCTTCCTGACAAAACCCTCcctttttatccgggcttgggaccggcactacaatgcactggtttatgcacaCTAGCGggtaggtacctataggacgattcagtgtctccatttagcctggctgcatgtttctggactgtgggaggaaaccggagcacccggaggaaacccacgcagacacggggagaacatgcaaacgccgcacagaaagaacccagaccgctccaccttggggatcgaacccaggaccttcttgctgtgaggcgacagtgctacccatttagccaccgtgctgccccacaTCTCAGAAAAACTAAATGATGCTAAATGGTTTGTATAATTTACCTATAGGTGTGAGTGGGTGAGCACCCTGCCCAAAGCATGCATCTTGCACCTTGTGTCTAATATTTCTGGGTGGCACCAGACCCTTTGTGATCCATCTACTTTGTTTATGTCCAGGCATGGCCTAGTCACCTTCCTGACTTGAATCACATGATAAATTTATAGGAGTTTAACATTTGTAGCCTGTACACTATAAGAATACACTATTAGAATATTAAATACcaacatatatacactgatcagccataacattaaaaccacctccttgcttctacactcgctgtccattttatcagctccacttaccatatagaagcactttgaagttctacaattactgactgtagtccatctgtttctctacatacttttttagcctgctttcaccctgtttttcaatggtcaggacccccacaggaccactacagagcaggtattatttaggtggtggatcattctcagcactgcagtgacactgacatggtggtggtgtgttagtgtgtgttgtgctggtatgaatagaccagacacagcagcgctgctggagtttttaaacacctcactgtcactgctggactgagaatagtccaccaaccaaaatatatatgcatttattttaactaCCTGCTTCTTCTTGATCAGGCTTGGGTTGAATCCAGCTGTACCTGGAAGTGCAAGCCAGGAATATGTTCTTGACAAGGTGCCACCCTCAGGGTCCCACAAATTTACCCATTCACTTACATTTACCCAGAAGGCCAGGAGAAAACTTGCACAGACACACTACTGTGTGGCACATACATTGTAGATCACACCCATCATAGTTTTGCTGATACTGGCATAAATTATCACTCACTTTAACCAAAGATCTACAGCACATGTGGTTTTAGCCTGATACTTACATAGACAAGATTTTAAACAGAcaaatgagaaggtgtgaaagTGCagtacaaactttttttttaacactttaaCTTTTCCGCCAACTAAAGATCACATTCACACAATTTAAGATTATATCCGGTTTTAAAAAATGCTgtgacaaaacaaacaaacaaataaacaggtttttaatttaatacagcACAAGAATAGATGGTaaatgtttaattaagattATTTTGACTAATTTGATgctgactatctatctatctatctatctatctatctatctatctatctatctatctatctatctatctatctatctatctatctatctatctatatctatctatctatctatctatctatctatctatctatctatctatctatctatctatctatctatctatctctatctatctatctatctatctatctatctatctatctatctatctatctatatctatctatctatctatctatctatctatctatctatctatctatctatctatctatctatctatctatctatctctatctatctatctatctatctatctatctatctatctatctatctatatctatctatctatctatctatctatctatctatctatctatctatctatctatctatctctctgtccctctgtccgtctgtctgtctgcctgcctgtccgtctgtccgtccgtctgtctgtctgtctgtctgtctgtctatctatgtctgtctgtctctctgtctgcctgcctgtctgtctgtccgtctgtctatccatctaatcatctgtctgtctgtctgtctgtctatctctttgtctgtctatccatctatctgtctgtttgtctgtccatctatctatctctctgtctgtctatccgtccgtccgtccgtccgtccgtccgtctgtctgtctgtctgtctgtctatctatctatctatctatctatctatatctgtctgtctgtctgtctgtctgtctgtccgtccgtccatctatccatccatgaaaccatctatctatctgtctgtctgtctgtctctctgtctgtccgtccgtccatctatctatccatccatccatctatctatgatAATGAtgcagaaaataaagaaaaacatcacCACACATAGTCAGTGGTGGTCTTTTAATGATTTGTCCTTCCACTGTGGGTGAGGTAGAAAACGCTTTACAGTGTGAAGAGCAACAAATTGGCTTTACTCAATAACAGACTGGCTTTTACTGTAAGTATCTTTGTATGGTGGTTCAGGGTGCTGAAATGATGATATGGAACAAGTACTGTATTACTAGAATTACTAGACCTGCATGATTAACTTCAGAGCGCTTACTCTACTCTGGGCTATACTAATTacagtattgttttatttaaataaataaaatttaaaatttgctattaataactcattaacataCTTGCAGCATACTATACATGGCtcagtttgtagttttttgctGACCCTTGAATCTGTCTATAGCAACTTTTTACATTAGCACGTTTGCAGCTTCTGGGTAGCATAAGACCAAACACTTTTGCAAGATGCTAGTGTGAAAGTCAGACCAGTAACTTCCGTTTAATTGGTCGTTGTAGTTCAGCTTGCTGTACTGTAGTATATAAGGCTTGGACCTActcaacattttacattttcactgTCAGTGATCTGACTGCACTGAAAAGGTAGGTAAATATCTGTCtacacaacaataacaacaacagtaatagtaatattaataataattataataataaaatgtagtaTGTTAATTTTTCAATTCAAATTTTCTACTTCGCTTTACTTTTTGAACTTGTGAGTTTTtgctttaaatacatattttaagaaacatatttttattaagtaTAAATACATTAGCttgaattatttataatttaaaatacaacatatcTGTTCCCTACAGATGGGTGCCTTGGGCATTCAAGTGCTGGCAGTGCTGTTATTTTCTGCAGGCAGTACAGAAGTGATTAGAAAATCAGTAAGTACAATTAAGTTAATACCTTAAGGAACTAAAAACAATGTCAGTGTTGCtactataatttatttatattaaatgcagaattaataatattttttattttaaaaaaatatattgaatatattgtatataatttgggcggcacgatggcttagtgggtagcactgtcgcctcacagcaagaaggtcctgggttcgatccccaggcggggtggtccgggtcctttctgtgcggagtttgcatgttttccccgtgtctgcgtgggtttcctccaagagctccggtttcctcctacagtccaaaaacatgcagtcaggttaattggagacactgaattgccctataagtgaatgggtgtgtgtatgtgtgtctgccctgcgatgaactggcgtCCCATCCACCCCCAGCGACcctaagcggataagaaaatgaatgaatgaatgaatgtatataatttacaatattatgttgaaatatattacatttaacatATGATATAAtacatacttttatatttttaaacatttgaacaatatattattgttgttatattaattattattattagtgtgcatttttatattgtattatattaacaGTTAAcaaaaagttttttatgttttgatgaCACTTTTGTCTAGTATGAACTTAAAATGATGAGCAAAAACGACTTGTCTCTACATGAACAACTCACGCTGGTGTACAaggtaaaaatgcattttctctcctaaTTAAAAACATATCAGCACACGATTAATCTATAGTTAATTCActgttatttttcctcttttccaAGGAGATAGAAACACTGAGACAGAACCAAGCCATAATGAAACAGAACCAAGAGAACATGAAGCAGGTAATATTTACTGCTTTATCATGTGTTTAAAAGTTCACATCACATCAGCTTGaattatgtataaaaataaCTGCAGTCACCTTGATTAACAAAGTGAACTTTTTGATAGGCTGTGATGGACTGTACAGAATTGCAAGCAAATGCAGATAAGCAGGTGAATATGACTACCATGCAGGAAGGTCAGTACTTTTTGAGGGTTCTTTGAATAATGAGTGGTTCTTGGTAGCATGTATTGGGCCTTGAGGGAACATGATAAATGGCCAGGagtataaataacattaaactgcACTCTAGGAAATTTTGTTTTATATCAGAAAGAACATTATTGTacctttaattaatttaagttCATACTATACTGTTGTaccttaaattacatttatgtattttctagttttacaaaaacaaattacatcaaaaACCCTTAAAAGTATTTCAGTGAcaaaaagtgtttttgtacttcTGTATCACTTCTCAGAGTGTTACACAGGTGCCAATAGGTACTTATAGACAGCctgtacaccgattaggcataacattatgaccaccttcttaatattgtgttggtccccttttgctgccaaaacagccctgcaactctgatgcactgtgtattctgacacctttctatcagaaccagcatttatttcttcagcaatttgagctacagtagctcgtctgttggatcggaccacacagaccagccttcactccccacgtgcatcaatgagccttggccgcccatgaccctgtcgccggtttaacaGTGTTTctcccttggaccacttttgatagatcctgaccactgcagaccaggaacaccccacaagagctgcagttttaaagatgctatgacccagtcgtctagccatcacaatttggccctcatcaaacttactcaaatccttacgcttgcccatttttcctgcttctaacacatcaactttgagttgagtaaaatgttcacttgctgtctaatatatcccacccaagagataatcagtgttatttacttcacctgtcagtggtcataatgttatgcctggtcggtgtagatACACATTCTGAAACAAAGATTTTCATAGAACGATTCCCAGTGAGCATGAACTGACTAGAGATGTTTATGGCCATCTGGTATTCACCCCATAAAAGACATTGctgtttgttcattttaaatcatGGTTGCCTTTGATTAAACCataatgtgtatgtattttcTTGGTCCATTTTAAGCCCTAATGTCTTGTATATAACCAGATAGTATTACttttatatacataatacataagaCATCTTAATAACATTTAGCATAGACTAAAAACTCTTTTTAAGCATGTTTAATTTTGTTGTATCAACCAGAGTAAAGGTTCATCATGAGGTTGAGCTTATATAATAtcctataatataatataaataatattatataatattactttctaaaaataaataaaacagccgctcaggtggcacagtggtaaaatacgctagcacaccagagctgggatttttaatacatcgtatcgaatcttagctttgccatccggctgggctgggcggcaatacgaacaacgattggctgttgttcatacagggtgggagccagatagggacctcataacttatgcaattacgacctctgctggctgattgatagcgtctgcacagagtagaggaataatgctgatcagggtgtggctctccgtgcacaaggctgatccgcatatgaagatgcagtcggctactgctcacgtgtcggagggtgcgtgTGTAAGTTCGCTCTCCAcagtcggggcgggggtcagcaccagtagagaggaagcataacgtgctaaaaatcgggagaaaaagggagaaaatgcattaaaaaataaataaataaataaataaaacatgatattaaaacataatataaacaacatacatttaataatgtaagacagcatataacatatttaaatataatataaaagtattttatacacacatttaaaaaataagatacatttatttcttttatttgaatatgtttttgataaatgttttataatttGACATTATATAGATCTACATATATAATCTATAGATTTAATAGATCTATAAATAAGGTTTATTATTAGAGTAATGTACAATATAACCATGTAAAAATTTTAACTGGtgctaaatttaaataaatatatttatttattttttgacagGCAGCAGTTCTAAGCTATACTCCTATTTCCAAAATAATGAAGAGGAAGATGATGGAGGCCTTGACCCCTGTTTTTACTACACTGTGCTTGACCAGACCTGGAGAGCCACCAACTACACCACCAAGAAAGTTGCTTGCGACCGCAGTGTGCAGTGGAAGGGTTGGTACCGCCTGTTTTATAAAGGCAAAACCATTCAAATGCCCGAGCTGTGTGTGAAGAAAGAAAGATGTGGCACTCATTCCCCGCTGTGGCTAGTCGGCGGACACCCGCGCAGACGAGATGGCATCGTCACACGCAAAGTCTGCGGCCACTGGAACAACGACTGCTGCGCCTTCAAATCCCCTCCCATCAAAGTGAAAGCTTGCAAGGGCAATTACTACGTCTACCAGTTTGTCCAGCCATCCACCTGTCACTTGGCCTATTGTGCAGGTTAGGAGTTCATAATGCTTCAAACAGTGCTGTCTAGTCATGCCACATTTCAGAATTCATATTTATTGTTGTGTTTACATGCTGTTTGTGTTTATCTTCATTCAGATGTTAACACTCTTGTGTGCGGGAAGTGTAAGAAAAATGAAATTTGCACCAGCAAGGACAAGATCAACTGGTTTTgcaaaaaaactcaaaaaaagggTGAGTCTTAGTTATTTATTCTCTTTCTGTATTTAACTGAATCATGACATACACATAAAGGAATTTAAAAGACAGCTTTATAAAGAAGAACTCACTTTCAATCCATACTATAAAGAGACAGGTACAGTTCTAAAGCAGTATTAAAGATTTTTATCACTCTGTACCACATGTAGAATATGGACAACCTTAGAAAACCTTTTTCATAGACTAAAACTTTTAAGCATGTTTAATTTTGTTGTATAAACCAGAGTAAAGGTTCATCATGAGGTAAAGATTGATATTGAAACATAATATCACAACATACATATAATAACACAACATATAATAGAAATatatagggatgtaatgatacaatctacccacgatgcgatacgattcacgatactgggttcacgatacgattgtTTTccgattttttttaacaaaatgaaattgtgaaatgaaaatgaaatgaaattatgacaaagttttcttttattataaaaaaaaatactgtatttgtgcttatcttttatttatctaaataatgaatgccc
This genomic interval carries:
- the LOC134322089 gene encoding uncharacterized protein LOC134322089, with amino-acid sequence MMSKNDLSLHEQLTLVYKEIETLRQNQAIMKQNQENMKQAVMDCTELQANADKQVNMTTMQEGSSSKLYSYFQNNEEEDDGGLDPCFYYTVLDQTWRATNYTTKKVACDRSVQWKGWYRLFYKGKTIQMPELCVKKERCGTHSPLWLVGGHPRRRDGIVTRKVCGHWNNDCCAFKSPPIKVKACKGNYYVYQFVQPSTCHLAYCAVTARVHFFASYPGTLAGKVNRIQYKKVYVNVGQAYNSRTGVFTAPVSGVYQFFFSTQSSTSGAKTDLWLVVNSYWVAVSRTNVSSPNSVGNLSTYMTTLRKGALVYVTHNCGNSWANSASNTIVFGGSLLYVQK